From one Lycium ferocissimum isolate CSIRO_LF1 chromosome 5, AGI_CSIRO_Lferr_CH_V1, whole genome shotgun sequence genomic stretch:
- the LOC132056499 gene encoding F-box protein At5g52880, with amino-acid sequence MGGSMVERYEKLGLKESLNKSYRYPIACDELSSILRNAYSKVPKYCQSLFFHDSLAAFHLLPQMQTQAAIAAANGLLHSMEAALPKQKKALAASEFKQAMVAHRRRRKVQPVVEGRSQLPQDVLVHVFSFLDLKSLATASLVCRLWCVAASDNHLWQSLHIDFFGKSSDNPNIIRLTYGMERISFTLENTTAANVDWKDAFKRACRGTSRKVTSQRGFCKPCNSVVWLSNSKCSNECFGKISDEHQIMPVSIEQIVAYVLEESIPSSDSDSDSDDSVDGSLFKLWAYPRRISEPHE; translated from the exons ATGGGAGGTTCAATGGTGGAGAGGTATGAAAAGCTAGGGTTAAAGGAGTCGTTGAATAAATCGTATCGTTACCCAATTGCTTGTGATGAGCTAAGCTCTATTCTAAGAAATGCATATTCTAAAGTTCCCAAATATTGCCAATCTCTCTTCTTCCATGACTCCCTCGCCGCCTTTCATCTTCTTCCTCA AATGCAGACACAAGCAGCTATAGCAGCAGCAAATGGCCTGCTTCACAGCATGGAAGCTGCATTaccaaaacaaaagaaagctTTAGCTGCATCTGAATTCAAACAGGCTATGGTTGCTCATAGGAGGCGTCGGAAGGTCCAACCAGTGGTGGAAG GTAGGAGCCAACTTCCTCAGGATGTTCTTGTACACGTATTTAGTTTCTTAGATTTAAAGTCTCTTGCTACTGCTTCTTTAGTCTGCAG GTTGTGGTGTGTGGCAGCTAGTGACAACCATCTCTGGCAGTCTCTACATATCGACTTTTTTGGAAAGTCAAGTGACAACCCAAATATTATCAGGCTTACCTACGGTATGGAGAGAATTTCTTTTACTCTGGAGAATACCACTGCAGCTAATGTTGACTGGAAAGATGCTTTCAAGCGAGCTTGTAGAG GAACttcaagaaaggtaacatcccaGAGGGGCTTTTGCAAGCCGTGCAATTCAGTTGTTTGGCTGAGTAATTCCAAGTGTTCCAATGAATGCTTTGGGAAAATTTCTGATGAACATCAGATCATGCCTGTGTCAATTGAACAG ATTGTTGCATATGTATTAGAGGAGTCCATACCTTCCTCAGATAGTGATAGTGATTCAGATGACTCAGTTGATGGCTCACTCTTCAAGCTGTGGGCCTATCCCAGGAGAATTAGTGAGCCGCATGAATGA
- the LOC132056500 gene encoding reticulon-like protein B2 has product MADHAGEHESVMEKINDKLHGQDSSSSDSEDEKISPVEAVKSKIYRLFGRERPVHKVLGGGKPADIFLWRDKKITAGVLGFATAIWVLFELLEYHLLTLVCHVLIAALAVLFLWSNASTFINKSPPQIPEVILPEDIVLGVAAALRIEINRALEILRDIASGKELKKFLAVIAGLWILSILGNCWNFLTLFYSCFVLLHTVPVLYEKYEDQVDAFAEKAEAEFKKQYAVFNVKVLSKIPRGPLKDKKIL; this is encoded by the exons ATGGCCGATCACGCCGGTGAACACGAATCAGTGATGGAAAAGATCAATGACAAATTGCACGGTCAGGATTCATCCTCATCGGATTCTGAAGATGAGAAAATATCGCCGGTTGAGGCTGTCAAGTCAAAGATCTATCGTCTCTTTGGTAGGGAAAGGCCTGTCCATAAGGTTCTCGGTGGTGGAAAAC CTGCTGACATTTTCCTATGGAGGGACAAGAAAATTACTGCCGGCGTACTTGGGTTTGCCACTGCAATTTGGGTGCTTTTTGAGTTGCTTGAGTACCACTTGCTTACACTTGTATGCCATGTACTGATCGCTGCCTTGGCAGTCCTTTTCCTTTGGTCAAATGCATCCACCTTTATAAACAA GTCTCCACCCCAAATTCCAGAAGTCATTCTGCCTGAGGACATTGTCCTGGGTGTTGCTGCTGCACTGAGGATTGAAATCAACAGAGCTCTTGAAATCCTTCGGGATATTGCCTCTGGGAAGGAGTTGAAGAAATTCCTCGCT GTTATTGCTGGCTTGTGGATTCTTTCAATATTGGGGAACTGCTGGAACTTCCTCACCTTGTTCTACAGTT GCTTTGTCTTGCTCCATACCGTCCCTGTACTGTATGAGAAGTATGAGGACCAGGTTGATGCTTTTGCTGAGAAGGCTGAGGCAGAGTTCAAAAAGCAGTATGCTGTTTTCAACGTCAAGGTTCTAAGCAAAATTCCAAGAGGTCCACTGAAAGACAAAAAGATCCTATAG
- the LOC132058304 gene encoding uncharacterized protein LOC132058304: MLASKTSTSPRSSLATKAVRVAPSATESRPRAGLNIVVGPREKVVCVRGLPRNIKAVELIQALKKFGPVKLESFQIKRSDFGSCSGTLEFQSHDSARAAVETRKIKFGEHVGFVSFKSTPPRYGQA; encoded by the coding sequence ATGTTGGCTAGCAAGACAAGCACTTCTCCTAGATCAAGTTTAGCTACAAAGGCTGTCAGGGTTGCACCAAGTGCTACTGAATCACGTCCTCGTGCTGGACTAAACATTGTCGTTGGTCCTAGGGAAAAGGTTGTCTGTGTTAGAGGCCTACCAAGAAATATAAAAGCTGTGGAATTGATTCAAGCACTCAAGAAATTCGGACCTGTCAAACTCGAGAGCTTTCAAATTAAAAGATCAGATTTTGGAAGTTGTTCTGGTACGTTGGAATTCCAATctcatgattctgctcgtgctgCTGTTGAGACCAGGAAGATCAAGTTTGGAGAGCATGTGGGATTTGTTTCATTCAAGAGTACACCCCCGCGGTATGGACAAGCATAA